GATACCTATTTCGTCGGCCGCCTCGGGACCGATGCGCTGGCCGCTCTGTCCTTCAGTTTTCCCGTGGCCCTGACCCTGACCAGCCTGTCGATCGGCTTGGCGGCGGGCGCGGCGTCGGTGGTTTCGCGCGCGGTCGGCGAGGGTCAGCAGGACCGCATGCACCGTCGAGCGACCGATGCGCTGCTGCTGGCCTCGGTCATCGCCGTGCTGATGGCCGCGGTCGGCATCCTGCTGGTCCGGCCCCTGTTCCAGTTGCTCGGTGCCCAGGGCGATGTGCTGGACCTGGTGGTGGCCTACATGCGGATCTGGTTCCTGTCGCTGCCGTTCGTGGTCGTGCCGATGGTCGCCAATGCCATGGTCCGCGCCTGCGGCGACGCGTTCTGGCCGAGCTTCATCATGATCGCCGCCTCGGTGGTCAATGCGGCAGTCACGCCGTTGCTGATCTTCGGCTGGGGGCCGGTGCCCGGACTGGGGATCGAAGGTGCGGCAGTGGGCACGCTGGTGGCCCGGGTGCTGTCGCTCGCGATGGCCCTGTACCTGGTGCTGAAGCGCGACCGGCTCGTCGAGGCGCGCGTGCCCGCGGTCCGGCCGTTCCTCCGATCGGCGCGCGAGGTGCTGTGGATCGGACTGCCCGCGGCGATCGGCAACGCGTCGAACCCGGCCGGCATCGCGGTGGCCACCGCGCTGATCGCCGTCCTGGGGTCGCAGGTCGTCGCCGGCTTCGGCGTGGCGACCCGGCTCGAGGCCTTCGCGATCCTGCCGATGCTGGCGCTGTCCTCGGCGATCGGCCCGATGGCCGGCCAGAATTGGGGTGCCGGCGAGATCGGACGTGTCCGCAAGGCGCTCGGCATCGCCTACGCCATCTGCGCGGGCTGGTCCCTGCTGCTGGCGGGGCTGTTCGCGCTGTTCGGGCAGACCATCGCCGGTTGGTTCGCCTCGGAAACCTCGGTGGCCGAAGAGGCGGCCCGCTATCTGCATATCGTGCCGATCAGCCTGTGGGGCTACGGCGTGGCGATCGTCGCTGCCGGCGGCTTCAACGGCCTCGGAAAGTCGTTGACCGGCTTGTCCTATTCGCTGACCCGGATCGCCGTGTTCTACGTGCCCATGGTCTGGATCGCGTCGCGCATCGACGGTTCCGAGACCGTGTATGCAGCCATTGCCGCAGCCAACGGCCTGGCGGGCATCGCGATCGCGTGGCACTCGCTG
Above is a genomic segment from Halomonas denitrificans containing:
- a CDS encoding MATE family efflux transporter; translated protein: MSDPQAPEHAPERDASGDRETDRENDREIDRENDSANARSKDRDLTSGPVSVNLLRLAGPMLFGIAAVISVQLVDTYFVGRLGTDALAALSFSFPVALTLTSLSIGLAAGAASVVSRAVGEGQQDRMHRRATDALLLASVIAVLMAAVGILLVRPLFQLLGAQGDVLDLVVAYMRIWFLSLPFVVVPMVANAMVRACGDAFWPSFIMIAASVVNAAVTPLLIFGWGPVPGLGIEGAAVGTLVARVLSLAMALYLVLKRDRLVEARVPAVRPFLRSAREVLWIGLPAAIGNASNPAGIAVATALIAVLGSQVVAGFGVATRLEAFAILPMLALSSAIGPMAGQNWGAGEIGRVRKALGIAYAICAGWSLLLAGLFALFGQTIAGWFASETSVAEEAARYLHIVPISLWGYGVAIVAAGGFNGLGKSLTGLSYSLTRIAVFYVPMVWIASRIDGSETVYAAIAAANGLAGIAIAWHSLRWLKKAEQQGLAEDADGDRSEGGSDRQDDTAPAGNTRTDPARC